In Methanobacterium petrolearium, a single genomic region encodes these proteins:
- a CDS encoding nucleotidyltransferase family protein — translation MEKKWQNLQNGLNCEDIVMILRELNPQIKKEYKAEIVGFFGSFARGEQRKDSDLDILVQFQEGASLLDFAGLADFLEDELGIKIDLVSKRAIRPELKEQIMAEVVSV, via the coding sequence GTGGAAAAAAAATGGCAGAATCTTCAAAATGGTTTAAACTGTGAAGATATTGTGATGATTCTCAGGGAACTCAACCCACAAATAAAAAAAGAATATAAAGCAGAAATTGTTGGTTTTTTTGGTTCATTTGCCCGTGGAGAGCAAAGAAAGGATAGTGATCTGGATATTCTGGTTCAATTTCAAGAAGGAGCATCTTTACTTGACTTTGCAGGTCTTGCAGATTTCCTGGAAGATGAACTGGGAATTAAAATCGATCTGGTTTCAAAAAGAGCTATTAGGCCTGAATTAAAGGAACAAATAATGGCTGAGGTTGTGTCAGTGTAA
- the acs gene encoding acetate--CoA ligase — MSSELDALLRENRLFPPSEDLIKASNIQKWMERYGINDYDQLIMRAQDDPEWFWDELARELEWFQPYTDVLKWDPPHAEWFSGGKFNITYNALDRHVKTWRKNKVAYIWEGESGQVVKLTYHDLYVRVNQMANALRSLGVGKGDRVSIYLPMILELPVAMLACAKIGAVHSVVFSGFWAKAFQERANDAQVKVAITVDGFYRRGKVIPLKENVDEVLDGIPSLKHLIVVQHAGCPVQMKSGRDFWWDDITQEQEKECAAEVMDSEDPLFILYTSGTTGKPKGVVHIHGGYAVGTYTTLKFVFDIKDEDIWWCAADIGWITGHSYIVYAPLIMGATSVMYEGAPNYPQPDRLWKMIEDYGVNVFYTAPTTIRMFMKYGEKWPQKHDLTSLRLLGSVGEPINPEAWIWYHKHIGNRQCPIMDTWWQTETGMHLITPLPITSLKPGSTVKPFPTVKADVVDDAGESITEGGGHLVIKTPWPSMFRTLYHDQERYVEAYWSRFPGLYLSGDVARVDQDGYFWIQGREDDVLNVAGHRISTAEVESALVSHVKVAEAAVVGKPDQIKGEEIFSYVTLKEGYNPSPKLKHHLREHVRKEIGPVASPAYIGFVEDLPKTRSGKIMRRVIKAKVKGEDVGDITTLANPEAVEGLDHAL; from the coding sequence ATTTCCAGTGAATTAGATGCGCTGCTTAGGGAGAACAGATTATTTCCACCATCTGAAGATTTAATTAAAGCAAGTAACATCCAGAAATGGATGGAACGTTATGGTATTAACGACTATGACCAGCTTATTATGCGGGCTCAGGATGACCCGGAATGGTTCTGGGACGAGCTTGCCCGGGAATTGGAATGGTTCCAACCCTATACTGATGTTTTAAAATGGGATCCTCCCCATGCTGAGTGGTTTTCTGGAGGTAAGTTTAACATCACTTATAATGCCCTGGACCGGCATGTTAAAACCTGGCGTAAAAATAAGGTAGCCTATATATGGGAGGGGGAATCAGGTCAGGTGGTGAAGCTCACCTACCATGATCTTTATGTTAGGGTTAATCAGATGGCCAATGCCCTGCGCAGTCTTGGTGTTGGGAAGGGGGATCGTGTATCTATTTACCTGCCAATGATTTTGGAGTTACCAGTTGCCATGTTGGCATGTGCCAAGATTGGGGCAGTGCACAGTGTGGTGTTTTCTGGTTTCTGGGCTAAAGCATTCCAGGAAAGAGCAAACGATGCCCAGGTTAAGGTGGCCATAACTGTTGATGGATTTTATCGCCGGGGCAAGGTCATACCCCTTAAGGAAAATGTGGATGAAGTGTTGGATGGTATTCCTTCCCTTAAACATCTTATTGTAGTTCAACATGCCGGTTGTCCTGTGCAGATGAAATCTGGACGTGATTTCTGGTGGGATGATATCACCCAGGAACAGGAAAAGGAGTGTGCCGCCGAAGTAATGGATTCAGAAGATCCCCTGTTTATTCTTTATACCTCTGGGACAACAGGAAAACCAAAAGGTGTTGTTCATATCCATGGTGGTTATGCAGTAGGCACTTATACCACTTTAAAATTCGTCTTCGACATTAAAGATGAGGATATATGGTGGTGTGCTGCGGATATCGGCTGGATAACCGGCCACAGCTATATTGTTTATGCCCCTCTCATTATGGGAGCTACTTCTGTTATGTATGAAGGTGCCCCAAATTACCCTCAACCAGATCGTCTGTGGAAGATGATAGAAGATTATGGGGTGAATGTTTTCTACACTGCCCCCACCACCATCAGAATGTTCATGAAATACGGGGAAAAATGGCCCCAAAAACATGATTTAACATCTTTAAGACTTCTTGGTAGTGTGGGGGAGCCCATAAATCCAGAAGCATGGATATGGTACCATAAACATATTGGTAACCGCCAGTGCCCTATTATGGATACCTGGTGGCAGACCGAAACCGGGATGCACCTTATAACACCCCTCCCCATAACCTCTCTGAAGCCAGGGTCAACAGTTAAACCATTCCCCACAGTCAAGGCAGATGTGGTGGATGATGCAGGAGAATCAATAACTGAAGGTGGAGGTCATCTGGTTATCAAAACACCCTGGCCATCCATGTTCCGCACCCTTTACCATGACCAGGAACGTTATGTGGAGGCATACTGGAGCAGGTTTCCAGGATTATATCTCAGCGGTGATGTGGCCCGTGTTGACCAGGATGGCTATTTCTGGATACAGGGAAGGGAGGATGATGTCTTAAACGTTGCTGGGCATCGTATAAGTACTGCTGAGGTTGAATCCGCCCTGGTGAGCCATGTGAAAGTGGCTGAGGCTGCAGTGGTTGGGAAACCAGACCAAATTAAAGGGGAAGAGATCTTCAGTTATGTTACGCTAAAAGAAGGGTACAATCCATCTCCGAAATTAAAACACCATCTCAGGGAACATGTAAGGAAGGAGATCGGCCCAGTGGCCAGCCCGGCATATATTGGCTTTGTGGAAGATTTGCCCAAGACACGTTCCGGTAAAATCATGCGCAGGGTGATTAAGGCAAAGGTTAAAGGAGAAGACGTGGGTGATATAACCACACTTGCCAATCCTGAAGCCGTGGAAGGACTGGACCATGCATTATGA
- a CDS encoding glycerophosphodiester phosphodiesterase has product MKIIAHRGASALEPENTLLSMNHAFCLGVDMVEVDVRQSADGELVVIHDATVDRTTNGTGLVKEKTLTQLKELDAGKGETIPTLREVLKMVKRTGTVEGQPSLVIEIKEPHIEKQVLDTLRQENMLQEVIVASFYHNVSLNLKSLDKSLKTGVIFISQPIHPENQAIDAQADVMFPFYQYLSEKMVEKAHNHNIEVYTGVVDTVKDLRFVLSMGVDGFVSNQLLDRELLKAELVI; this is encoded by the coding sequence ATGAAGATCATTGCTCACCGGGGTGCTTCTGCCCTGGAACCAGAAAACACATTACTCTCCATGAATCATGCATTTTGCTTAGGAGTGGACATGGTAGAAGTGGATGTACGTCAATCTGCAGATGGAGAGTTGGTGGTTATCCATGATGCAACTGTAGACCGCACCACCAATGGCACGGGATTGGTGAAGGAAAAAACACTCACCCAGTTAAAGGAACTTGATGCAGGCAAAGGAGAAACCATACCCACACTCAGAGAAGTTCTGAAGATGGTAAAAAGAACAGGAACTGTTGAAGGGCAACCTAGTTTGGTGATTGAAATAAAGGAACCACACATTGAAAAACAGGTTTTAGATACTCTCCGGCAGGAAAATATGTTGCAAGAGGTTATTGTAGCCTCATTCTATCATAATGTTTCACTGAACCTTAAATCCCTGGACAAATCCCTTAAAACAGGGGTTATTTTCATATCCCAGCCAATACATCCTGAAAATCAGGCCATAGATGCCCAGGCAGATGTTATGTTCCCTTTTTATCAGTATTTGAGTGAAAAAATGGTGGAAAAAGCCCATAATCACAATATTGAAGTATATACTGGGGTGGTGGATACAGTTAAAGATCTCAGGTTTGTTTTATCCATGGGTGTGGATGGATTTGTATCCAACCAACTTCTTGATAGGGAATTATTGAAAGCTGAACTGGTGATATAG
- a CDS encoding HepT-like ribonuclease domain-containing protein has product MNDIVSAMESIESFVEGMTLEELEKDDKTSSAVVRKFEIIGEATKHLSEKIKEENHEIPWKNMAGMRNRLIHAYFGVDYKLVWEAIKIEIPRLKPKLEEILEKLD; this is encoded by the coding sequence TTGAATGATATTGTCTCTGCCATGGAATCAATAGAATCTTTTGTGGAAGGAATGACTCTGGAAGAACTAGAAAAAGATGATAAAACATCCAGTGCTGTTGTTAGGAAATTTGAAATCATTGGTGAAGCCACTAAACATCTTTCTGAGAAAATAAAAGAAGAAAATCATGAGATTCCCTGGAAAAACATGGCCGGGATGAGAAATCGTTTGATTCATGCTTATTTTGGAGTAGATTATAAATTGGTGTGGGAAGCTATAAAGATTGAAATACCACGTTTAAAGCCAAAATTAGAAGAAATTTTAGAAAAATTAGATTAA
- a CDS encoding class I SAM-dependent methyltransferase, producing the protein MKQVKDHFEKEAEVFDELIKTLIPFYDDMVKSLILSLPFNREDEIKVLDLGCGTGNISKGVKDRFPNAQITSVDMAENMIQIAKSKLSPYRDIEFKVADFRDLNFQEEYDAVISSLALHHLRPEEQESFYHRIKGFIKEGGVFYNADNITGTSPYLNQIYMDKWVEFILETHTLEEVEKIWLPKHREEDSPSPLRSHIQWMEDAGFHDVDVVWKYYYFGVYGGRS; encoded by the coding sequence ATGAAGCAGGTTAAGGACCATTTTGAAAAAGAAGCAGAGGTATTTGACGAACTCATAAAGACATTGATCCCTTTCTATGATGATATGGTTAAATCCCTGATATTATCATTGCCTTTTAACAGGGAAGATGAAATTAAGGTTTTGGATCTGGGTTGTGGTACTGGAAATATATCAAAAGGGGTTAAAGATAGGTTTCCCAATGCACAGATTACTAGTGTGGATATGGCTGAGAACATGATCCAGATAGCAAAATCCAAACTATCACCTTACCGTGATATTGAATTTAAGGTAGCTGATTTCCGAGACCTTAACTTCCAAGAAGAGTATGATGCGGTGATATCCTCCCTGGCACTGCACCATCTACGCCCTGAAGAACAGGAATCATTCTACCATAGAATAAAAGGGTTCATTAAAGAGGGAGGAGTCTTTTATAATGCTGATAATATCACCGGAACTTCTCCCTACCTTAACCAGATTTATATGGATAAATGGGTGGAGTTCATTCTGGAAACTCATACCCTGGAAGAAGTAGAAAAGATATGGCTGCCCAAACACCGGGAAGAGGACTCACCTTCACCCCTGCGCAGTCACATTCAGTGGATGGAAGATGCAGGGTTCCATGATGTGGATGTGGTGTGGAAATATTATTATTTTGGAGTGTATGGGGGGCGGAGTTAG
- a CDS encoding B12-binding domain-containing radical SAM protein, which yields MDVTFINPPQTNSKYKFIGVVAPPLGISYMAAVLEENGYNVNIIDASALEMTWEDLEEELKGNTPQVVAITALTPTIGQANKTAQIAKKTCPQATVVMGGYHPTFNHQELLKTDYVDVVVMGEGEYTMLELVQTLENDGDLSQVRGIALEDQVNPPRPLITDMDSLPFPARHLLPMDHYKMLNMKTGMATMITSRGCPMQCSFCASAALHGPKLRLRSPENVVDEMEHLVRDHHVGTIAFMDDTFTLNHRRVEVICDEIQKRNLNVFWGCTARVDTLSGELLEKMRESGCITLFLGVESADQQMLDSTNKNITIEKIRQAFKLSRKHKIRTIASVVLGMPGDTKDSIKRTVKFVRELNPSYAVFSLATPYPGTRFYKESFEKNLIKVKDWSKYTLISPVLETVDCSLEELRKLQYKAFRNFYLRPGYIIRQAWMDGPILLKTIAGVIREVI from the coding sequence ATGGATGTAACTTTTATAAATCCCCCTCAAACCAACTCCAAATATAAATTCATTGGAGTGGTGGCCCCGCCACTGGGAATATCTTACATGGCAGCGGTTTTAGAAGAAAATGGTTATAATGTGAACATAATAGATGCTTCTGCCCTGGAGATGACATGGGAAGACTTGGAAGAAGAATTAAAGGGAAATACGCCACAGGTGGTGGCCATAACTGCCCTCACACCCACCATAGGGCAGGCTAACAAAACCGCCCAGATAGCGAAAAAAACATGTCCTCAGGCCACGGTAGTTATGGGAGGATACCATCCCACCTTCAACCATCAAGAGCTTCTGAAGACAGATTATGTGGATGTGGTGGTTATGGGTGAGGGGGAATACACCATGCTGGAACTGGTGCAAACCCTGGAAAATGATGGGGACCTGTCACAGGTTAGGGGAATAGCCCTGGAAGACCAGGTGAACCCACCCCGACCACTCATAACAGATATGGATTCATTACCATTCCCAGCACGACATTTGCTGCCCATGGACCATTACAAGATGCTGAACATGAAAACCGGTATGGCCACCATGATCACCAGCCGTGGATGTCCAATGCAATGTTCTTTCTGCGCATCCGCAGCTTTGCATGGTCCAAAACTCCGACTACGTTCCCCTGAAAATGTGGTGGATGAAATGGAACACCTGGTGCGTGACCATCACGTGGGAACCATAGCCTTCATGGATGATACATTCACCCTCAACCACCGCAGGGTAGAGGTTATCTGTGATGAAATCCAAAAAAGAAACCTGAACGTTTTTTGGGGGTGCACAGCCAGAGTGGACACATTATCTGGAGAATTACTGGAGAAAATGAGGGAATCTGGATGTATAACTCTTTTCCTGGGTGTGGAATCCGCAGACCAGCAGATGCTGGACTCCACCAATAAAAACATCACCATTGAAAAAATACGCCAGGCCTTCAAACTATCCAGAAAACATAAAATCCGCACCATAGCCTCTGTAGTTCTGGGAATGCCCGGAGATACCAAAGACAGTATAAAAAGGACTGTGAAGTTTGTAAGGGAACTCAACCCCTCCTACGCAGTGTTTTCACTGGCCACACCCTACCCTGGAACCAGATTCTACAAGGAATCATTTGAAAAGAACCTGATAAAGGTAAAAGATTGGTCTAAATACACCCTCATATCCCCAGTCCTGGAAACAGTGGACTGCTCATTAGAAGAACTACGAAAACTACAGTACAAGGCCTTCAGGAACTTTTACCTCAGACCAGGTTACATAATAAGGCAGGCATGGATGGATGGGCCTATACTTCTTAAGACCATTGCTGGGGTTATTAGGGAAGTTATATGA
- a CDS encoding dCTP deaminase, whose translation MLGEKELIKLFPEFRELVEPSGIDLRVNEVYKQKGPGSLIDNEKNLPELERLDPPLYTLQPKTAYSVTIDRKIKIPKGYAMLYLPRSTLLRSFISIHTAVGDPGFYGTLQFLLVNQGEFPFTLKRGERIAQGVVFPVEGSGEYDGSYQEKED comes from the coding sequence ATGTTAGGTGAAAAAGAACTCATAAAATTATTCCCAGAATTCAGGGAACTGGTGGAACCATCCGGCATAGATCTGAGAGTTAATGAAGTTTACAAGCAGAAAGGACCAGGATCCCTTATTGACAATGAAAAGAATCTTCCAGAACTGGAAAGACTGGATCCACCACTTTACACCCTACAACCAAAAACTGCTTACAGTGTAACCATTGACCGGAAGATAAAAATTCCTAAAGGCTATGCAATGCTTTATCTGCCTCGTTCCACTCTCTTACGCTCATTTATAAGTATACACACAGCAGTGGGCGACCCAGGATTCTACGGAACCCTACAATTCCTCCTGGTAAACCAGGGAGAATTCCCCTTCACACTAAAACGTGGTGAAAGAATTGCACAGGGAGTTGTTTTCCCGGTTGAGGGTTCAGGCGAATACGATGGAAGTTACCAGGAAAAAGAAGACTAA
- the ftsY gene encoding signal recognition particle-docking protein FtsY encodes MFESLKKKFSGAIGKISDEVVSEEETAKSEEKKAKSTLNKDRDKKSKDKKVETTSKKVETLPKESTEDNDSKTPSLKDRKDESSQKGTDEEEKSRFSFLRRKYTDEDSTSTDEDSTKTELKDVSDSETDLTKSEDVAEEEPSGLFTFATHKTISEKDVDDILFELELALLEGDVALEVSEQIVKSVKDNLVGRKIKRRNDVAKFTKEALKNAISDILVVEGPDLEKLVKDAKKTGEPLKIMFVGVNGTGKTTTISKIADYYLKEGYTPVIAASDTFRAGAIEQISHHAEKVGVKIIRHQKGADPAAVAYDAVEHARAQKKELVLIDTAGRMQTNVNLMDEMKKIQRVVKPELAIFVGDALTGNDAVEQARKFDDAVGVDGIILTKADADAKGGAALSIGHVINKPILFLGVGQGYGDIMEFHPDWMVEQVLGD; translated from the coding sequence TTGTTTGAATCTCTCAAAAAGAAGTTCTCCGGTGCAATTGGAAAAATCTCTGATGAGGTAGTCTCCGAAGAAGAAACTGCCAAATCAGAGGAAAAAAAGGCAAAATCAACCTTAAATAAAGATAGAGATAAAAAATCCAAGGATAAAAAGGTTGAAACTACTTCAAAAAAGGTTGAAACACTACCAAAAGAGAGTACAGAAGATAACGATTCAAAAACCCCATCCCTTAAAGATAGGAAGGATGAATCCTCTCAAAAAGGCACTGATGAGGAAGAAAAATCTCGTTTTTCATTTTTACGCAGGAAATATACAGATGAAGATTCAACTTCTACAGATGAAGATTCAACAAAAACCGAGTTGAAAGATGTAAGTGATTCTGAAACAGATTTAACAAAGTCTGAAGATGTCGCTGAAGAAGAACCATCTGGCCTGTTTACCTTCGCCACTCATAAAACCATATCTGAGAAGGATGTAGATGACATCCTTTTTGAACTGGAACTTGCCCTTCTGGAAGGTGATGTTGCACTGGAAGTATCCGAACAGATCGTCAAATCAGTTAAAGATAACCTGGTGGGCCGCAAGATAAAAAGGAGAAATGATGTGGCCAAATTTACTAAAGAAGCCCTAAAAAATGCCATATCTGACATACTGGTTGTTGAAGGCCCTGATCTGGAAAAATTAGTTAAAGATGCCAAAAAAACTGGCGAACCACTTAAAATAATGTTCGTGGGTGTTAACGGAACAGGTAAAACCACCACCATCTCTAAAATTGCTGATTACTATCTTAAGGAAGGTTACACTCCGGTTATTGCTGCTTCTGACACTTTCAGGGCAGGAGCCATTGAACAAATATCCCACCATGCCGAGAAAGTGGGAGTGAAGATCATCCGCCACCAGAAAGGTGCAGATCCTGCAGCTGTGGCCTATGATGCAGTGGAACATGCCAGGGCACAGAAAAAAGAACTGGTACTCATTGACACTGCGGGAAGAATGCAGACCAACGTGAACCTCATGGATGAAATGAAGAAGATCCAGAGAGTGGTCAAACCAGAACTCGCCATATTCGTAGGGGATGCACTCACTGGTAACGATGCAGTAGAGCAAGCCCGTAAATTTGATGATGCCGTGGGAGTAGACGGAATCATACTCACCAAAGCCGATGCCGATGCCAAAGGAGGCGCAGCACTCTCAATAGGGCATGTTATAAATAAACCCATACTCTTTTTAGGAGTTGGACAGGGCTACGGAGACATCATGGAATTTCATCCAGATTGGATGGTGGAACAGGTTCTTGGGGATTAA
- a CDS encoding B12-binding domain-containing radical SAM protein — MKVLFINPPYFNSKYKFIGLVAPPLGIAYMAAVLEENDIDVQIIDAAALEMSWETLESEIRRISPQIIAITALTPTIYHGLQTAQLAKKTCPEAMVIMGGYHPSFNYQEILEKDYVDLVIIGEGEYTMLELVKTMENGGDIKNVKGIAYGDGVLTPPRPLIQDLDELPFPARHLLPMDHYKILNMKLDTATLISGRGCPMQCSFCASAALHGNRLRMRSTDNVVDEMEHLIQDHDAGMIAFMDDTFTLKPSRVEEICDEIMRRDIDVYWGCTARVDNLSEKVLRKLSDSGCITLFLGVESADQQQLDRVNKQITIEKIRQAFSLARENDIRTIASVVLGMPGDTRESIERTIKFTKELNPSYAVFSLATPYPGTRFYQEAVQDNLIRVKDWSKYTLLSPVLDTVDCSRDELKSLQKKAFRQFYLRPVYLLKQVRMDGPILLKTVATMIKEV, encoded by the coding sequence ATGAAAGTCCTGTTCATTAATCCGCCTTATTTTAATTCTAAGTACAAGTTCATAGGATTAGTTGCACCTCCACTGGGCATAGCTTACATGGCCGCAGTTCTCGAGGAAAATGATATAGATGTCCAGATCATAGATGCTGCAGCTCTGGAAATGAGCTGGGAAACTCTGGAATCTGAGATCAGACGAATATCTCCCCAAATAATAGCTATCACCGCCTTAACCCCCACCATCTATCATGGTCTGCAAACTGCACAGCTGGCCAAAAAAACTTGTCCTGAGGCCATGGTGATTATGGGAGGATACCATCCCAGCTTCAACTACCAGGAAATTCTGGAAAAAGACTATGTTGACCTGGTAATTATCGGTGAAGGAGAATACACCATGCTGGAACTGGTGAAAACCATGGAAAATGGAGGGGATATTAAAAATGTTAAAGGCATAGCCTATGGTGATGGTGTGCTAACACCTCCCCGACCCCTTATCCAGGACCTTGATGAACTACCCTTTCCTGCCAGGCACCTGTTACCTATGGACCACTACAAAATTTTGAACATGAAACTGGACACCGCCACCCTGATATCAGGTAGAGGATGTCCCATGCAGTGTTCTTTCTGTGCATCTGCAGCACTGCATGGAAACCGGCTTAGAATGAGGTCCACAGATAATGTGGTGGATGAGATGGAACACCTCATTCAAGACCATGATGCCGGCATGATCGCATTCATGGATGACACCTTCACCCTCAAACCCAGCCGGGTGGAAGAAATCTGTGATGAGATCATGAGAAGGGATATTGATGTTTACTGGGGATGCACAGCCAGAGTTGACAATTTATCTGAAAAAGTACTTCGTAAACTGAGTGATTCTGGTTGCATAACATTGTTCCTGGGAGTGGAATCCGCTGATCAGCAACAACTGGACCGGGTCAATAAACAGATCACCATTGAAAAGATCAGACAGGCGTTTTCCCTGGCCCGGGAAAATGATATTCGCACCATAGCCTCTGTAGTCCTGGGTATGCCTGGAGACACCAGGGAAAGTATTGAAAGGACCATTAAATTCACTAAAGAATTAAACCCATCATACGCAGTTTTCAGTCTGGCCACACCCTATCCTGGAACCCGATTTTACCAGGAAGCAGTACAAGATAATCTTATCAGGGTTAAAGATTGGTCTAAATACACTCTCCTTTCTCCAGTGCTGGATACAGTGGATTGCTCCAGGGATGAGCTCAAATCCCTGCAGAAAAAGGCTTTCCGGCAGTTTTACTTACGGCCAGTCTATCTATTGAAGCAGGTCCGCATGGATGGCCCTATCCTTCTCAAGACTGTTGCCACCATGATAAAAGAAGTTTAA
- a CDS encoding thiamine pyrophosphate-binding protein, with translation MAKIRLADALVKILEKEGTKFVFGHPGEQILPFYQALQNSSIKHILTRHEQGAAHAADGYARSSFQPGVCVASAGPGALNLVMGVATAYKDSIPLLVITGDVSSQLKGENVFQDVDINAVFEPITLQSHLVKEPQEGIQLLKMTILTLKTGKTGPIHLNIPRDVLQMEVDQSLLDETVELNLPNDWSNLKPAEKLVENSKKPLILAGAGVLWAHAVDDLHVLAEKHRIPVATTYPARGVLSEDHPLSLGLLGQRGTKAANFAGKNSDLVLAMGCRLSERTLKGLGDVPIIQVNLDEKVLKGSVNIQADVKKFLEKIRKTPPKNTDKWLEQLSKHPKTHKIRTNFKKTPLKPQRAIKEILEGKDDSILVNDAGSHTTWVNLLIKALESPSLIFSGGLGPMGYGVPASVGVSLARPDKKVVVVVGDGGFQMTLQELATITELDLPIVICLINNRSLGIIRQWQELYYGAPFQVELDNPDFVKLANAYHMQAKRVDSPDDILSAVKDALKLNKPVLIEVIVDENEDIPLPE, from the coding sequence ATGGCCAAGATTAGATTGGCAGATGCACTGGTCAAAATACTGGAAAAAGAAGGCACCAAATTTGTATTTGGCCATCCTGGGGAACAAATCCTCCCTTTTTACCAGGCCCTACAAAATTCATCCATAAAACATATTTTAACACGTCACGAACAGGGTGCTGCTCATGCAGCAGATGGATATGCCCGGAGTTCATTCCAACCAGGAGTTTGTGTGGCATCCGCAGGACCAGGGGCTTTAAACCTGGTAATGGGTGTGGCAACCGCTTACAAAGATTCAATACCTCTACTGGTTATTACTGGCGATGTTTCCTCTCAGTTAAAGGGTGAAAACGTCTTCCAGGATGTGGATATAAACGCTGTTTTTGAACCCATAACTCTGCAGAGTCATCTTGTAAAAGAACCACAAGAAGGAATCCAACTTCTTAAAATGACGATTTTAACCCTCAAAACAGGTAAAACCGGTCCCATACATTTAAATATTCCACGTGATGTTCTCCAAATGGAGGTTGATCAGTCTTTGCTGGATGAAACCGTGGAATTAAATCTTCCTAATGATTGGAGCAACCTCAAACCGGCAGAAAAATTAGTGGAAAACTCCAAAAAACCACTGATCCTGGCTGGAGCTGGAGTTCTATGGGCTCATGCAGTTGATGATTTACATGTTCTAGCAGAAAAACACCGGATCCCGGTGGCCACTACATATCCTGCCAGAGGAGTCTTAAGTGAGGACCATCCACTCTCTTTAGGACTTTTAGGTCAAAGAGGTACCAAAGCAGCTAACTTCGCTGGGAAAAACTCTGACCTGGTTCTGGCCATGGGCTGCCGCCTATCAGAACGAACACTGAAAGGACTGGGTGATGTGCCAATCATCCAGGTGAATCTAGATGAAAAAGTCTTAAAAGGCAGTGTGAATATTCAGGCAGATGTAAAAAAATTCCTGGAAAAAATCAGGAAAACACCACCAAAAAATACAGACAAATGGTTAGAACAACTCTCCAAACATCCTAAAACTCACAAAATCAGAACAAACTTTAAAAAAACTCCTTTAAAACCACAAAGGGCCATTAAAGAAATTTTAGAAGGTAAAGATGATTCAATCCTGGTTAATGACGCAGGAAGCCACACCACATGGGTAAACCTGCTTATAAAAGCATTGGAATCTCCTTCACTGATCTTTTCTGGAGGATTAGGACCCATGGGATACGGAGTCCCAGCAAGTGTGGGTGTCAGTCTGGCCAGGCCAGATAAAAAAGTGGTGGTAGTGGTGGGTGATGGGGGTTTCCAGATGACCCTACAGGAACTGGCAACAATCACTGAACTGGATTTGCCCATAGTAATCTGCTTGATCAATAACCGTTCCCTGGGCATCATCAGGCAGTGGCAGGAACTCTACTATGGTGCACCATTCCAAGTGGAACTTGACAATCCTGATTTTGTGAAACTGGCCAATGCTTACCATATGCAAGCTAAAAGAGTGGATTCTCCAGATGATATTCTTTCTGCAGTGAAGGATGCACTAAAACTTAATAAACCAGTATTAATAGAAGTTATAGTTGATGAAAATGAAGACATCCCACTCCCGGAGTAA